The Flaviramulus sp. BrNp1-15 genome has a window encoding:
- a CDS encoding hemerythrin domain-containing protein: MNIFEAIRKDHDTQRDLLKKLVETSGDTKKRDELFKAVKNELEVHADAEERHFYKPLISNDMMQEKARHGIAEHHEIDELIEQLEETDYDSSAWLKIAKDLKEKVEHHLDDEEHKFFQLAGKVFSETKKQSLAKDYIEYMKSNI, encoded by the coding sequence ATGAATATTTTTGAAGCCATTAGAAAAGATCATGATACTCAAAGAGATCTATTAAAAAAGTTAGTTGAAACGTCTGGCGATACTAAAAAACGAGATGAATTATTTAAAGCTGTTAAAAATGAGCTTGAAGTTCATGCTGATGCCGAGGAACGTCATTTTTATAAACCATTAATAAGTAATGATATGATGCAGGAAAAAGCAAGACATGGTATTGCAGAACATCATGAAATAGATGAATTAATAGAACAGCTTGAAGAAACAGATTATGATTCTTCTGCTTGGTTGAAAATTGCTAAAGATTTAAAAGAAAAAGTTGAACATCATTTGGATGATGAAGAACATAAGTTTTTTCAACTAGCTGGAAAAGTGTTTTCTGAAACTAAAAAACAAAGTCTAGCAAAAGATTACATAGAGTATATGAAAAGTAATATTTGA
- a CDS encoding peptidylprolyl isomerase gives MAVLNKIRQRSLFLILIIALALFSFVLADLFKNSDALTAKSQNIVATINGKDITREDFLQKVEAAQRQMGPNVTNTQVMNRVWDQEVRQAVMETQFEELGITVEKDQMRDLLRTSLATSPEFLNEAGLFDENKLNEYIANLKETSPAGYESWVNYEKQVAANALQQNYFNLVKAGLTGTLAEGELEHKLEGNKVDIKFVQVSYSSIPDSTVTVSKSDISKYINDNKKKYEVEASRDIRFVEFKEVASVEDENAIKAELETYVNGRFVDETGRKDTIVAFSKVKNNEDYINLIAASDIKFNKRFVFKSGLPAAVADSIYNLNEGEIYGPYKENGYFKISKLIAVKQIPDSAKVRHILIPFRGAQSAGPEVVQTEVEAKNTADSLLTILKSNRSRFTEFVTDYSSDQGSIANEGRYDWHSYNTMVPEFNDFEFEGKTGDLGVVKTVFGFHIIEVEGQKNKKKAVQVGTIARKIEPSEATSDKVFRDASNFEIDAGKGDFEALAKENKYTIRPVNGIKVLDESIPGVGNQRPIVRWTFEEEAKGGDIKRFNIPGGYVIAQLVAKHKEGIMSVEDATASVLPIIRKEKKAKIIRDRVSVSTLEDLAAAENTTVRTATNVNMKNPTISGAGREPLVVGSAFGLNEGETSKLIDGANGVYMIQVTKVTPAVELDNYQAAANRVEQQKSSTVNSKLYNALKEAADIEDNRAKTQVQ, from the coding sequence ATGGCAGTTTTAAATAAGATAAGACAACGTTCACTATTCTTAATATTAATCATCGCATTAGCGCTATTCTCTTTTGTATTAGCAGATTTGTTTAAAAACAGTGATGCATTAACAGCTAAGTCGCAAAATATTGTTGCAACTATTAATGGAAAAGACATTACCCGTGAAGACTTTTTACAAAAAGTAGAAGCTGCACAAAGGCAAATGGGACCAAATGTTACCAATACTCAAGTTATGAACAGAGTTTGGGATCAAGAAGTAAGACAAGCTGTAATGGAAACTCAATTTGAAGAGTTAGGAATTACAGTTGAAAAAGACCAAATGAGAGATTTGTTAAGAACCTCTTTAGCAACAAGTCCAGAATTTTTAAACGAAGCGGGATTATTTGATGAGAATAAATTAAATGAATACATCGCTAATTTAAAAGAAACATCACCAGCAGGTTATGAGAGTTGGGTTAATTACGAAAAACAAGTTGCTGCAAATGCATTACAACAAAACTATTTTAATTTAGTTAAAGCTGGTTTAACAGGAACTTTAGCAGAAGGCGAATTAGAGCATAAATTAGAAGGTAATAAAGTTGATATTAAATTTGTACAGGTTTCATACTCATCAATTCCAGATAGTACAGTAACTGTTTCTAAATCTGATATTTCAAAATATATTAACGATAATAAAAAGAAATATGAAGTAGAAGCTTCAAGAGATATTCGTTTTGTAGAGTTTAAAGAAGTAGCATCAGTTGAAGATGAAAATGCTATTAAAGCAGAACTTGAAACTTATGTGAATGGACGATTTGTTGATGAAACAGGAAGAAAAGATACTATTGTAGCTTTTTCTAAAGTTAAAAACAATGAAGATTATATTAACTTAATTGCAGCTTCAGATATTAAATTCAATAAACGTTTTGTTTTTAAATCAGGTTTACCAGCTGCAGTAGCAGATAGCATCTATAACTTAAACGAAGGTGAAATTTATGGTCCATACAAAGAAAATGGTTATTTTAAAATTTCAAAGTTAATAGCTGTTAAACAAATTCCAGATTCAGCTAAAGTAAGACACATTTTAATTCCTTTTAGAGGCGCTCAAAGTGCTGGTCCAGAGGTTGTGCAAACTGAGGTAGAGGCAAAAAACACTGCAGATAGTTTATTAACTATACTTAAATCTAATCGTTCAAGATTTACCGAGTTTGTAACAGATTATTCTTCAGATCAAGGTAGTATTGCTAATGAAGGTCGTTACGATTGGCATTCTTACAACACTATGGTACCAGAGTTCAATGATTTTGAATTTGAAGGAAAAACAGGTGATTTAGGAGTAGTTAAAACAGTTTTCGGATTTCATATTATAGAAGTTGAAGGACAAAAGAATAAAAAGAAAGCAGTTCAAGTAGGAACTATTGCAAGAAAAATAGAGCCATCTGAAGCAACTAGCGATAAAGTATTTAGAGACGCTTCAAATTTTGAAATTGATGCAGGAAAAGGTGATTTTGAAGCTCTGGCTAAAGAGAATAAATATACTATTAGACCAGTAAATGGTATTAAAGTTTTAGATGAATCTATTCCTGGTGTTGGCAACCAAAGACCAATTGTACGTTGGACTTTTGAAGAAGAAGCAAAGGGTGGAGATATTAAACGTTTTAATATTCCTGGAGGTTATGTAATAGCACAATTAGTTGCTAAACATAAAGAAGGAATAATGTCTGTTGAAGATGCAACCGCTTCTGTATTACCAATTATTAGAAAAGAGAAAAAAGCTAAAATAATTAGAGATAGAGTTTCTGTTTCTACTTTAGAAGATTTAGCTGCTGCTGAAAATACAACTGTTAGAACAGCAACAAATGTTAATATGAAAAATCCAACTATATCTGGAGCAGGAAGAGAACCATTAGTTGTTGGGTCTGCGTTTGGATTAAACGAAGGAGAAACATCAAAATTAATTGACGGTGCAAATGGTGTTTATATGATTCAAGTAACAAAAGTTACTCCAGCTGTTGAGTTAGATAATTATCAAGCTGCTGCTAACCGAGTTGAGCAACAAAAATCTAGTACTGTAAACTCAAAGTTATACAATGCTCTAAAAGAAGCAGCAGATATTGAAGATAACAGAGCAAAAACTCAAGTTCAATAA
- a CDS encoding hemolysin family protein, with protein sequence MSIYVIIIIVSLILSAFFSGMEIAYVSSNKIHIEIEKKQEGILAKVLTKLTAKPSKFIATMLIGNNIALVVYGFFMGDILVNWFQSLLPTPYGFLNYLLTDLSLLSQTIISTILILITAEFLPKVFFQIYSNTLIKVLAIPAYLFYLLFSLISDFVIWISDFVLKHFFKTDGDQIQLAFTKVELGNYISEQMESVEEHDDVDTEIQIFQNALEFSDVKAREVMVPRTEIIAVEIHDSIKSLNTLFTETGRTKILVYKDTIDDILGYVHSFDLFKKTKTIKSMMHPVEFVPETVLIKDVLSVLTKKRKSIAVILDEYGGTSGIMTVEDIVEELFGEIEDEHDSVDLVEEKIDDYTYKLSARLEVDYINETYKINLPDGENYETLGGLIVNHTQEIPKQNDIVKIDNFQFTILEVSNTKVDMVELKVLQED encoded by the coding sequence ATGAGCATTTATGTTATCATCATAATTGTATCGTTAATTCTTTCAGCTTTTTTTTCGGGTATGGAGATAGCTTATGTGTCTTCAAACAAAATTCATATAGAAATAGAGAAAAAACAAGAAGGTATTCTGGCCAAAGTATTAACTAAACTTACAGCAAAACCTTCAAAATTTATAGCTACTATGCTTATTGGTAATAATATAGCATTAGTTGTTTATGGGTTTTTTATGGGCGATATTTTGGTAAATTGGTTTCAATCATTATTACCAACACCTTATGGTTTTCTAAATTATTTATTAACAGATTTAAGCCTGTTATCACAAACCATTATATCTACAATATTAATTTTAATAACTGCCGAATTTTTACCTAAAGTATTCTTTCAAATATATTCTAACACCTTAATTAAGGTTTTAGCAATACCTGCGTATTTGTTCTATTTGTTATTTTCATTGATTTCGGATTTTGTGATTTGGATTTCAGATTTTGTCTTAAAACATTTCTTTAAAACAGATGGCGATCAAATACAGTTAGCATTCACAAAAGTAGAGCTTGGAAATTATATAAGCGAGCAAATGGAATCTGTAGAAGAGCACGATGATGTAGATACCGAAATACAAATTTTTCAGAATGCATTAGAATTTTCCGATGTAAAAGCACGTGAGGTTATGGTACCACGTACCGAAATTATTGCTGTTGAAATTCATGACTCCATAAAATCACTTAATACACTTTTTACAGAAACAGGACGAACAAAAATTCTAGTTTATAAAGATACGATTGACGATATTTTAGGGTATGTGCACTCATTTGATTTGTTCAAAAAAACAAAAACTATTAAATCTATGATGCATCCTGTTGAATTTGTGCCAGAAACGGTGCTTATTAAAGATGTATTAAGCGTACTTACAAAAAAGCGAAAAAGTATTGCAGTTATATTGGATGAATACGGAGGTACATCTGGTATTATGACAGTAGAAGATATTGTAGAAGAGTTATTTGGTGAGATTGAAGACGAGCACGATTCTGTAGATTTAGTTGAAGAAAAAATAGATGATTACACATACAAGCTTTCTGCACGTTTAGAGGTGGATTATATTAATGAAACTTATAAAATAAATCTTCCCGATGGTGAAAATTATGAAACCCTTGGAGGTTTAATAGTTAACCATACTCAGGAGATTCCAAAGCAAAATGATATAGTAAAAATTGACAACTTTCAATTTACAATTTTAGAAGTCTCAAACACTAAAGTTGACATGGTTGAACTTAAAGTGTTACAAGAAGATTAA
- a CDS encoding DUF1328 family protein produces MLRWTITFIIIAIIAGILGFGGIAGASAGIAKILFFIFLVLFVLSLLKGIVKK; encoded by the coding sequence ATGTTACGTTGGACAATCACATTTATTATAATCGCTATTATAGCTGGAATTTTAGGATTTGGAGGTATAGCTGGAGCTTCAGCTGGAATAGCAAAAATCTTATTTTTTATTTTCTTAGTACTATTTGTACTATCATTATTAAAAGGTATTGTTAAAAAGTAG
- a CDS encoding AraC family transcriptional regulator produces the protein MIEIEIIADNTKEILEEIKKHIGGTINEKWSEYTLVVDNDMASGSIRFIPFDWGVNTIDYNITFKDEVRLKIHASEFNPIRFIYPLSGTFKHRFGIDNKEELVDQFQSLIFTNKTNGVNYIHFPKDEKLQINVIQIVRKHFLKKRTTNVSTLNKKLYEVFVDTDHENRFRHYGTLNLKMADHVKKLWNIRTKGMLRVLKIEAKVYEILSMHIQQHNKLQQGVPLPTSLLKSELVTIRKLGQAIVKNPAKDYSLEQLSANSGLSQAKLQDGFKFLYTRTVTEYIRHVRLEASRDLITTTDLNISQIVYTIGFTSRSYFSKIFKEKYGITPNEFKKQLIVPVAV, from the coding sequence ATGATAGAAATTGAAATTATAGCAGATAACACCAAAGAAATCCTTGAAGAAATTAAAAAACATATTGGTGGTACAATAAATGAAAAGTGGAGTGAATATACTTTAGTTGTTGATAACGATATGGCTAGTGGAAGCATCCGGTTTATTCCTTTTGATTGGGGTGTAAATACTATAGACTATAATATAACTTTTAAAGATGAAGTTAGGCTTAAAATTCATGCTTCAGAATTTAATCCAATACGATTTATTTATCCGCTTAGTGGAACTTTTAAACATAGATTTGGCATTGATAATAAAGAAGAGTTAGTTGATCAATTTCAATCTTTAATATTTACTAATAAAACAAATGGCGTTAATTATATCCATTTTCCTAAAGATGAAAAACTCCAAATTAATGTTATACAAATTGTAAGAAAACATTTTTTAAAGAAACGTACAACCAATGTGTCTACTTTAAATAAGAAATTATATGAGGTTTTTGTTGATACCGATCATGAAAACAGGTTTAGACATTATGGTACTTTAAATTTAAAAATGGCTGATCATGTAAAAAAACTTTGGAATATAAGAACTAAAGGCATGCTTAGAGTTTTAAAAATTGAAGCTAAAGTTTATGAGATTTTGTCAATGCATATTCAACAACATAATAAATTACAACAAGGAGTACCTTTACCAACATCGCTTTTAAAAAGTGAACTTGTTACCATTAGAAAACTTGGTCAAGCCATTGTTAAAAACCCAGCAAAAGATTACTCTTTAGAACAACTTTCTGCAAACTCAGGCTTATCTCAGGCTAAGTTACAGGATGGTTTTAAATTTCTTTATACTAGAACGGTAACAGAATATATAAGACATGTGCGTTTAGAAGCATCAAGAGACTTAATAACTACCACAGACTTAAATATATCTCAAATTGTTTATACCATTGGTTTTACAAGTAGAAGCTATTTTTCTAAAATATTTAAAGAAAAATATGGTATAACTCCTAATGAGTTTAAAAAACAGCTAATAGTACCCGTTGCAGTATAA
- a CDS encoding DUF2652 domain-containing protein, whose translation MLICIPDISGFTQFMSETDSDLTSKVIPALLNKIIYSNKIGLKVSEIEGDAVLFYRSGKLPSLNILIDQCIIFYKEFYKQLYSLKDKHSYSDDSHKIPRTLGLKIILHYGNDIETVQIGKHIKLMGEDVIIAHKLLKNKVPKDEYLLMSENLLAQYNMKELDNKTYWGNLKTGENVYEHLGEINYTYIDFEPLLNNK comes from the coding sequence ATGCTAATTTGTATTCCAGATATTAGCGGTTTTACTCAATTTATGAGCGAAACAGATTCTGATTTAACTTCTAAAGTGATACCTGCTTTGTTGAATAAAATTATTTATTCGAATAAAATAGGTTTGAAAGTTTCTGAAATTGAAGGCGATGCCGTTTTATTTTATCGTTCTGGAAAATTACCATCATTAAACATATTAATTGACCAATGTATAATTTTTTATAAGGAATTTTATAAACAACTATACAGCTTAAAAGACAAACATAGTTATAGTGATGATAGCCATAAAATACCCAGAACCCTTGGTTTAAAAATTATTTTACACTACGGTAATGATATAGAAACTGTACAGATTGGAAAACATATAAAACTTATGGGCGAAGATGTAATTATTGCACATAAATTGCTTAAAAATAAAGTCCCAAAAGATGAATATTTGTTAATGTCTGAGAATTTACTTGCTCAATACAATATGAAAGAACTAGATAATAAAACATATTGGGGAAACTTAAAAACAGGCGAAAATGTATATGAGCATCTGGGGGAAATAAACTATACGTATATAGATTTTGAACCGCTTTTGAATAACAAATAA
- the trxB gene encoding thioredoxin-disulfide reductase → MSDTIEKVKCLIIGSGPAGYTAAIYAARANMKPVLYQGTQPGGQLTTTNEVENFPGYPDGITGPEMMMELQKQAERFETDVRHGWITKVDFSGDVHKVWVNDEKEIHCDTVIISTGASAKYLGLDSEQKYLKLGGGVSACAVCDGFFYRNQEVVIVGAGDSACEEAHYLSKLCKKVTMLVRRDEFRASKIMAARVQNTENIEILFNTETDEVLGDGQVVTGVRVFNNQTQEKHEIPATGFFVAIGHKPNTDIFKDFLDLDETGYIINVPGTSKTNIEGVFVSGDAADHVYRQAVTAAGTGCMAALDAERYLAAKDSSFEVSTSTYN, encoded by the coding sequence ATGTCTGATACAATAGAAAAAGTAAAGTGCTTAATAATAGGTTCTGGACCTGCTGGTTATACAGCAGCCATATATGCTGCTAGAGCAAATATGAAGCCGGTTTTATACCAGGGAACGCAACCAGGAGGTCAGTTAACAACAACTAATGAAGTTGAAAATTTTCCGGGTTATCCAGATGGTATTACAGGACCAGAAATGATGATGGAACTACAAAAGCAAGCAGAACGTTTTGAAACAGATGTACGCCATGGTTGGATAACGAAAGTGGATTTTTCTGGAGATGTTCATAAAGTTTGGGTTAATGATGAAAAAGAAATTCACTGCGATACTGTAATTATTTCAACAGGAGCATCGGCTAAATATTTAGGGCTAGATTCTGAACAAAAGTATTTAAAATTAGGTGGCGGTGTTTCAGCATGTGCGGTATGTGATGGATTCTTTTACAGAAACCAAGAAGTTGTAATTGTTGGCGCAGGAGATTCAGCTTGTGAAGAAGCACATTACTTATCAAAACTTTGTAAAAAAGTAACTATGTTGGTAAGACGTGATGAATTTAGAGCGTCTAAAATTATGGCTGCACGAGTGCAGAATACAGAAAATATTGAAATTTTATTCAATACAGAAACAGATGAAGTTTTAGGTGACGGACAAGTTGTAACTGGAGTTCGAGTTTTTAATAACCAAACTCAAGAAAAACATGAGATTCCTGCTACTGGATTTTTCGTTGCTATAGGTCATAAACCTAATACAGATATTTTTAAAGACTTTTTAGATTTAGATGAAACAGGATATATTATAAATGTACCTGGAACTTCTAAAACCAATATAGAAGGCGTATTTGTCTCAGGTGATGCAGCAGACCATGTTTATAGACAAGCAGTAACTGCTGCTGGTACAGGTTGTATGGCGGCTTTAGATGCAGAACGTTATTTAGCAGCTAAAGACTCTAGTTTTGAAGTATCTACTTCAACATATAACTAG
- a CDS encoding type III pantothenate kinase: MNLIIDVGNSFVKLAVFKGGELEHKKTVDIDSILEYVNDLKEEYKGIEKAIISSVGEVKKRDIKAISKLFDLLILNHDTKLPFVNLYNTPKTLGVDRIALVCASVNKFPENNVLIIDAGSCITYDFVNSKNEYLGGAISPGLRMRYKALNTFTANLPLLETEKPNDITGKSTKESINSGVVYGILNEIDGVIEGYKLKYPDLTVILTGGDAKFLSKQLKSSIFANSNFLLEGLNYILQFNSNE; this comes from the coding sequence ATGAATTTAATTATAGATGTTGGTAATTCTTTTGTGAAACTTGCTGTTTTTAAAGGGGGAGAACTTGAGCATAAAAAGACTGTTGATATTGATAGTATTTTAGAATACGTAAATGATTTAAAAGAAGAATACAAGGGAATTGAAAAGGCAATTATTTCATCAGTAGGAGAAGTAAAGAAAAGGGATATTAAAGCCATTAGTAAATTATTTGATTTATTAATTTTAAATCATGATACCAAATTACCTTTTGTAAATCTTTATAATACCCCTAAAACCTTAGGTGTAGACAGAATAGCTTTGGTTTGTGCTTCGGTTAACAAATTTCCTGAAAATAATGTGCTTATTATAGATGCAGGTTCTTGTATAACATATGATTTTGTAAATTCAAAGAATGAGTATTTAGGAGGTGCTATTTCACCAGGTTTGCGAATGCGCTATAAGGCTTTGAATACTTTTACAGCTAATTTACCGTTGTTAGAAACAGAAAAACCAAATGATATTACAGGAAAATCAACTAAAGAATCTATAAATTCTGGAGTTGTTTATGGTATTTTAAATGAAATTGATGGTGTTATTGAGGGTTACAAACTTAAATATCCAGATTTAACAGTTATTTTAACAGGTGGCGATGCTAAATTCTTGTCTAAACAATTAAAAAGTAGCATATTTGCCAATTCTAATTTTCTTTTAGAGGGATTGAACTATATTTTACAATTTAACTCAAACGAATGA
- the lptC gene encoding LPS export ABC transporter periplasmic protein LptC, translated as MKKKVTYYILNIVTVITVTMFFSCNDNFKQVQKIGISENEPIGVEFNTNLKYTDSGRVTANLLSNKSLDYSNRDFPFYEFVEGVTLHIYDKNNNKSTIIADYAIAYTETDLIDMQSNVVITTHDNRVLKTDQLFYDQKKEWLYTNKPVSFKTEEDIINGNGFDSNRDFTNAEVLEVTGIITLED; from the coding sequence ATGAAAAAAAAAGTAACATATTATATTCTAAACATAGTCACAGTAATTACTGTGACTATGTTTTTTTCATGTAACGACAATTTTAAACAAGTTCAAAAAATAGGTATTTCAGAGAATGAACCTATTGGTGTTGAATTTAATACCAATTTAAAATACACCGATTCTGGTAGAGTTACAGCAAACTTATTAAGTAATAAATCCTTAGACTACTCCAATAGAGATTTTCCGTTTTACGAATTTGTAGAAGGGGTAACTTTACACATTTACGATAAAAATAACAACAAAAGTACCATTATTGCAGACTATGCCATTGCCTATACAGAAACAGATTTGATTGATATGCAAAGTAATGTTGTTATCACAACTCATGATAATAGAGTTCTAAAAACAGATCAGTTGTTTTACGATCAAAAAAAAGAGTGGCTTTATACCAACAAACCTGTTTCGTTTAAAACAGAAGAAGATATTATAAACGGTAATGGCTTTGACTCTAATAGAGACTTTACAAATGCTGAAGTATTAGAAGTTACAGGTATAATTACACTAGAAGATTAA
- a CDS encoding PA2169 family four-helix-bundle protein, which translates to MSNYTKEIGDKLNDLLEKTYDAEKGFKKAADNVDNAALKSYFNQKAQERYDFGHELKSELKSFNQDIDKGGSIAGDAHRAWMDIKAMFSSENEESMLEEAIRGEKSAISEYREVINETALPFSTKSILESQKNKIESGLSRIKTLEDLS; encoded by the coding sequence ATGAGTAATTACACAAAAGAAATTGGAGACAAGTTAAATGATTTACTAGAAAAGACCTATGATGCAGAAAAAGGATTTAAAAAAGCAGCCGATAATGTAGATAATGCAGCTTTAAAATCTTATTTCAACCAAAAAGCACAAGAGCGTTATGATTTTGGGCATGAGTTGAAATCTGAATTAAAATCATTCAATCAAGACATTGATAAAGGCGGAAGTATTGCTGGAGATGCACATAGAGCTTGGATGGATATTAAGGCGATGTTTTCTTCAGAGAATGAAGAATCTATGTTAGAAGAAGCTATTAGAGGAGAAAAATCTGCCATTAGTGAATATAGAGAGGTAATTAACGAAACAGCTTTACCTTTTAGCACTAAATCAATTTTAGAATCTCAAAAAAATAAAATTGAAAGTGGCTTGTCAAGAATAAAAACTTTAGAAGATTTAAGTTAA